The Musa acuminata AAA Group cultivar baxijiao chromosome BXJ2-2, Cavendish_Baxijiao_AAA, whole genome shotgun sequence genome contains the following window.
agaagtttgtctatgacAAATGGTCGGACAAAACCTCtattgccttcaacaaacttaaggtagccatgacgacgacgccggtgctaatgcTACTAgaattcagccgacccttcattattgaggctgatgcatctggagtcagaattggagtcattctcatgtaagatggtcgaatcacatacactagcaaggcattgtctccctcccatcaaaatatgccaacatatgataaggagatgctggcCATTGtgtacgcagcaacgaggtggagaccctacttgatcggtcgacgatttcaaattaaaatcgataataaatgcctcaagtactttttggagcgaaagatatcatcccctgagcagcaacaatgggtaacaaaacttcttggatttgattatgaaataacttacaaaaaggggaaagagaatgttgttgcagatgcgcttttgctactacccgagcaagctgaattttcggtcgtttcactttcgaccagcgacttccttgaggatattaagatggaatggcgggaagattcggagactagtaagatcataaaaaaattaaaggaagcaccaagccccatggctcattacagttgggactcaaaagaattgcgctataagggacgcattgtgtttgtgacaaattctacttgcatcttcatgagcagattttggacaaagttattccatatatatgatactaaattgaaaaggagtacgacacatCATCTACCAACCGACAGTtacacggaagttgtaaataggtgcttggagacagcccaaagccacccaccaaatatgactacccaaggagaaattCAGACCCaactaagtgccattattgatcgacggatcgtgactcgacgacgacaacccactactgaagtactaatatagtgggcgaacctactaacaaaagatgccacttgggagaactatgacgacttgaagatcaaattcctaaactttatgaatcgtcagcctcgaggacaaggctgatttgaagagagcgggtctgttaggactctagctaggagagtcctaattgagagggacatttatgtaaaacctacttaagtcgactcttattaaagaggtgaagaggccggctagggttaggaggttgtttcttagagaagaattaggagttgtaaatgaataggagtcttgagtagaagtcctattaggagttggttagaagtaggagtcttgagtaggagtcctattaggagttagggtttagaagccctataaagagtcatgtattcctcctctttttataagcaatagatgaatcttttctacagcctttgagcagcaacttggagggaggaacccctatagagttccaaggagcccgatcccctaaagagatcaaccccaagtttagaatctacaagagttCTAACATTAGGCCaagtcaattaggggtcaattaggcctatgttggggttgttttgggtcaagcgaaaggctcattcagtaacccaaaagttgggttaggcggtggcaccgtcggtccaagcggtggcatcgctagaggcttagtctccaagatagtcttcgagactttgtcaagcggtagtactgtcagacttggcaatggtaccacccaatgtcaagcggtggtacctccagactaggcggtggtaccgcctagtgttagtgttgcaggcgatggtaccgctcagcacaggcggtggtaccgtcagtaccctgaAATCTCAGAGATTTAaagtttgggctctaaatttgaatccatttatggcctataaataccccactctttccttctTGGAAATACAAGAAAGTGAGTTCAaatgggggaaagaatccttatgaaaaaagaattataatctctcttgaagagtagagtcacttctttctaatatttagaaagttcttctaaatagAGAAATGAGgtctaggtctaaaagagagaggtataaaggttctcttctgaggatataaaaaggagaaagagttgtaagggtagttaatcttcatcCATTAAAAGAAAATCAGAAGTAgaagccaatggcctcgagtgaagaggaatcgggagtggatgtagacgacgatcgaaccactataaatctagtttgtacTTACTTTGAGCTTTttattttcattgcaaactgatttcttattttcactatgcttacgaatgtgtttttaagttaatatctttccgatatTGATTTTCATCGTATAAatttttaaaccgacataatttttcttAAGCACTaaattatgctagtcataggtgccctgtaagccaatcacatgagtgatggcacgtgtgacatgatacgcactcttttacttattatattattatgacattctctcactttatattacttattgcatatatatattgtgatgtctatggatctatgcattgggaatcgaatcatgatgagatcacgataatgagacagattcacctttaaacatagaccctaaataatcctagtcataggttactcaagagggacatcgagataactgaacaGACTAATgcgctgtatactcatccataagatagaggtagctggtctcatacttgctcgtgtgaggacactaaggatatagtgcaggtgctcattagagaatgagtttactaattgatccgctcacggaataccggatggttgatgatgtcttattgtcaaacagcgattccgtagttctagtagtgtatctagtccttagacttgagacaccaaggatatcctacatAAGTACTCCAATCTTTGATAATAGACTTATAGGTTCGAAAGTTTCAAATATAGTATagtcggttattgggagtggcagctaaccttacgagggctattaagtgtcgatagaggatcatccagtagagaaatctagggggcgacatcacatgcatagcagaagaacataaaacaaaatctttaatttcccaaagatgtgtttgtcatcgtgcgaagattggtacgcaaaattcacgaaacttaaaactgtgtatattaaatattgtgttacctagggagatcgtttatccctgaatccctacagacttGTAGGAGAGAataaaggaggttaagcgtcctcctctctagcggtgatccacacatcagagctatgacgatgctcctcaaaactccaagcctgctatttgaggaggagaataggagatgataacCTAGGGAGGTTtaacctatgaaccattggttccctcctatttatagaggtcccctgtcaacttaacccaaatggatcctaccctattgggtattagatatccatccaactacctaagcctcttagattagtggatctctatccaataatctctcattggctctttttggatctcatccataggatcgaataattcatgagcttattggatatccaataagataggggctctagtagatatctcatatcctaaCTTCTACTCAtctcaatgcctaccatatgtgtgtgaccctctaggcccaatatcaagctagccgtgagtcatatatgtcagaactcctagtttagtgaattattatctctataatagttcactcgactcatcgattgcggacgtacttggccactacgccatagtccccaaacgatataggggaatcaaatccattggacctatctatccttagttactatgtacttatagtccctcatccatctaacatctcaaagaccgtataccaagcatggtgctgtcaaacccatacagtttctactcgagtctcgctcttgtTAGATTCTCTCTcctagaaaactctttctctctcaatccgaatgaccctagctaaggatttgtttgagcaagaatacatgggatattcctctcataacaccgagagtagatgatcctctatcgacactcaatagtcctagtaatgttggctaccactcccgatgactggctatgctagatctggaacctccagacctataagtctggtatcaaagaatgcactaagcaaaacaagttcggttagtttaggtttcttccggcgagcttctggcgaacttccgatgatctctcaacaatgttccaacggactcccgacaagctcctggacttcacgatgatcttcttggcgagttacgacgagcttctttggtaagcttctggacttcttgatcaattccaacagaacttctaacgaacgtccagacttccgacgaactctcgaactcccaacgaaatctcgatcttgactccggcacttcgttttgctttatgccttgattgctatcatagttaatcctgcatacttttctcaatatatagatttgattaaataatttaacaattgatttcatcatcaaaatatgatattcaacaaatTTGACAATCCAACAAAATTTTCTTAAGACATATCGGAGGCCCTTCTTCTAGCACTAAACTATTAAGTCAAAATTTAGTTATTCATGCTAGATGTTTATTGAGGTCTCTCTTCCATGCTAGTCTCATGTCGATTTAGACCAAACCGCACTTGCTCAACTTCCCTACGATACTTGAGTTAACTTTAGGGTCAAACTATTTGGCTTATATCTGTTATCGTATTGGAAGAGGTCTTCAAAAACATACTTGGGGAGCTTTTTTATAATGAGATCTCAAGATAGTTACTCTTGTGATCGGCACTAATTATGAAAGCAGTAGTGTGCTTCTATCAAACATAATAACGATTATGTCATTCCAAATCCAAAATATCATAATGTCTATTCAATTTAGTCTTGTATAGAGGTATCGATCATGTACTAATCATGTAATGTTGAGATGTCATTCATATGGTCATACCATTGATGTATCGATTACATGAGATTGAATGGACTATCGATCATATTCTTATTAGTGTGTCACTGCACAAAATGAACTTGTGTAATGCTCctaatcttgatttttttttttttttttagaaacaaGTTTGATAGTTATAACTTTGACATTTGGGTTATAACGGTTGCAAGGAACTAGcaaattagaagaaaaaataGATACTTTATCTAAAGAGTAGatgtgaaaaaaaaatttcttttaattttttataataataaagagAATTTAATCAAAGTGGCATAAAATAAACGTGACAATGTCAAAGTGGCTTTAGTTCAGCTCTTAATGGAATTGCTTTTCTCTCAGTTACTGTGTTCAAATTCAAAGGCATAAAATAAGCTAAATGCCAGGGACATTGATAGCTTAATAAACTTCACCAATAAATTCTCCGTTATTACGAAGTTTTATTCAACTTCATTTATCATATGACAATGTAGTGATTAAGCCTTCGTGGGCTTCCCaccaaaatgaatacatgattgACGAAGAGAAGGCACAAAGACAAAGAGAGGCTTTTACTACGCACCAAATCTCCAAAATGCCATCTTCtccggtccgtctcacatgagagtgaacccgaggaacacgacagcggCGGCGACAGATCCCACTGCCGTGGAGACTTCGACCACCGCCGCCTGCGTGCCGCTGGATCCCTGAGCCGGCGTCGGGCCGAATACGATTGGGTAGGACTGGGACTCTGCCGGGGGGGCGGTGGAGTCGAAGGCAGGGGGCGGGAAGAAAGTGCCGTTGGCAGAGGGAACGGCGACGACCAGCTTCTGGTTCTTCTTGCAGTGATCGGCGACGCCGCTGGTGAAGTAATAGTACCCCGGCACAGTCAGATTGAAGAGGGAATTACCGTCGTCCAGGTTCAGTACGGGCTCCCCCAGGCTGCAGCTGTTGAAAGCCCGCTCCGTCACCTGGATCACCGAATCCTGGCTCGGCGGGTACAAGAACACTGAACCACGTAGCCAACCATCACGAAAATTCAGATCCAGGAGACAGAGAAGAAGACGAATGATAGCAGTGAAGTAACGGTGTTTTGCTTACGGAGGGAGTCGCCGAGGCGGAAGTGGTGGTTCTGAGACCAGGCGGAGTAGAGAAGGGGGTTGGAGGGAGGAGGAACACCCCAGCAGTCGAGATCGCCAACCTTGTATTCGTAGCACCAGCAGCCATTCTGTGGTCCGAGCAGAAGCAGCAGCGCTGCCGCCAGGACGATCCGGAACGATGCCCCACGATGTAAGAAGCAAAACGGATGCATTCTAGTTTGGATCTGTCGTTCCTCGTCTGGCTTTTGCTGCGGAAGAGAACGTGAGAGTTGGAGGAATAAGAAAGGGAATACGAGGAGGGGGATGgacttctctttcccaatgaagCGAAGGAAGATGACGGTGGTGTTGGTGATGGATGCAGAAGAGGCAGGGATTTCGATACACGCAGCGGTAGTGATGGGTTTGCTTTTGAGGCACGGCACGTGGGCCGGTTGGGCGAACACGCTGTTCCAGATCGGGGTGTCAGGAGACCTTTGGCCCCCCTCTATTGCTAGGTTAGGCCTCTTTAAGATGCGTGCAAAATTGATTGATAGTTTGGATTTGGAAGCATCGGGAACGCCGTgtgacagatatatatatatatatatatatatatatatatatatatatatatatatatatatatatatatatatatatatgttgattttATAACTGAATCTTGGTGGCGGTAGAATATTAAATAATGAAAGAAGTAATAAAttatgtatttatgatttttgATAGTGAGGTAATAAAATTTTTCAAACCTTTTATCCTaggataaattaattaaaatattttatgacttatatgataaacttaaaaaaataataaaaatataatttattaaaaattatgtttTACTTACTAAAAAATATTTACGATAAATATATTCCTTGCATTAAATGTGAAAACTTAGAATCGTTTCATCCTGAACTTAAAATTAAGTTATTCCAAAaaccatatattttaaaataaaaaaattactaatcatgaataaaaattaaaaatttacttGAAAGATTCAACTAATAGTGATAATATAATAGAATCACTTAAGAAGGAAAATTTATTTgtacaataaatattaaaaaatttaaagtgGGAAATAATTCTCTTGATTCTTGCTTAAAAAAGATAATTCATTTAGAAAAGATAGAATTGGACacatccaatcttatgacataGAATACTTTGGACATGTCGAACCAATTATGTTGTGTGCAGATTTGTCTGAGTATAAGTTTTACGAAAATAATTAACAATGCATCATTGGAAGGATTATTAGTTCATACAACATAAATAATTTGACTATAAAAAATGATATACACTTGTCATAGACAAATACATCAAATAATCTAAGAtccattttttattaaacatgagAGAACACTATTTTATCAAGttttgtaaatattttaaaaaatattttatattaaggaTGTTTACGTGTATAAAGTTGTTAATATACTTTTGatgaatttattattaaaaaaattttatttaaggATTCATAAATATATCATACCTCAAagtatttgaatattttattactCTGATATCACCTGATCCATATGAAGTTTAGATTTAATGATCCATCGACCCGATATTATCTTTCTGATTGAAATTTTGATAAAAGAGAGAACTATGAAAAATAGACATTTTATGTATCATTGTTAGTTTTGATGTTCTCCTTCTCTCTCGTTgctaaaattgttaggatcaagagtactaagaggggggggcgtgaattagtgcagcggaaaaccttcaacGATAAAAaccgcgttcgttcaataaaagtgatttcggtaagaggtAAGaaagatgattcgtaaatcattttaacttttgattaagcgagatgcagttaaagcaaggatatgaaggcagtttgcaattatgatagaaatcaaaacgtaagcacaaactgaaatatgatgatcgtacgataaaactgatttacgtctaaacgccgattcggaaagtgcaaagcttaaaacccaatcgtatatgtacagaaagcagtaagcatttgaggaggtttgcagtaaagataatattctcaaagtaaatgcaaactgagatttagagtggttcggtcaatcttgacctactccacttttggcttcctccaccgacgaggtcaccgacgtcaactagaggccttccttcaataggcgaaggccaaccacccttttacagtttcactccttttgacaggcttaggagacaacccttacagaattttctctcctctctttacagctcagaacttggaagaaaagagggagaagaacttttggcctttataacaattttgagctctaaaaattacagaacaagatcaagatttcggtgtgtattctgtgctctatcagtgttgaatgggtggggtatttataggccccaacccagttcaaatttggagctcaaaactgtcaattcccggaattccgggatcaggcggttgcacctcctgactggagcggttgcacctcctgactggagcggttgcaccgcctggcagagctcaaagactgagcctctgggcggtgccacctcctgtcaggggcagttgcacctcctgccagagctcgaagaccgagctcaagcggtgccaccgcctgactaaggcggttgcacctcttgccaaagctcaaagaccgagcttaggtagtgccacctcctgtcaggggaggttgcaccgcccagtctcactcggagactgagcccaggcgatgccacctcctggctggggcggttgcaccgcccagtctcactcggagact
Protein-coding sequences here:
- the LOC103968508 gene encoding early nodulin-like protein 8 — protein: MHPFCFLHRGASFRIVLAAALLLLLGPQNGCWCYEYKVGDLDCWGVPPPSNPLLYSAWSQNHHFRLGDSLLFLYPPSQDSVIQVTERAFNSCSLGEPVLNLDDGNSLFNLTVPGYYYFTSGVADHCKKNQKLVVAVPSANGTFFPPPAFDSTAPPAESQSYPIVFGPTPAQGSSGTQAAVVEVSTAVGSVAAAVVFLGFTLM